The genomic DNA ctttatcaggttgggaacaactaagatggccgccatgactaaaactagaggctctaaagagcctgtgtcgctcacctaaGTATATGTGAGTTTTAAAGAAAGGAAGCAGATGaatcatgacaaaattattttttggtgatggtgatgtgtttgtacatcttactttactgaacattcttgcaatttacaattatctctatctataatgaacttggcccattagtttcagtggaaaatgttagtaaaaatttacaaattttatgaaaattgtttaaaaattgactataaaggtcaataactccttagggggtcaattgaccatttcagtcatgttgacttatttgtaaatcttacttttctgaacattatcatgattattgctgtttacagtttatctctatctataataatattcaagataatgaccaaaaacagcaaaataaccttaaaattaccaattcagggacagcaacccagcAACGGGTTGTACTTTTCCAAtggaaatttcagggcagatagatcttgacctgataaacaattttacccccatgtcagattttctctaaatgctttggtttttgagttataagccaaaaactgtattttacccctatgttctatttttagccatggtggccatcttggttggttggtggTGTCAgttgacacattttttaaactaaaaaacccaatgatgattgtggccaggttttgttcaatttggcccagtagtttcagaggagaagatttttgtaaaagattaataagatttacgtaaaatggttaaaaattgactataaagggcaataacttctaaaggggtcaactgaccaatttggtcatgttgacttatttgtaaatcttactttgctgaacattattgctgtttacagttatctctatctataataatattatagatgataaccaaaaacagtaaaatttccttaaaattaccaatttagggacagcaacccaacaatgggtttttcaattcatctgaaaattgtaaggcagataaatcttgacctgataaacaattttaccccatgtcagattttctctaaatgctttggtttttgagttataagccaaaaactgtattttacccctatgttctatttttagccatggcagccatcttgattggttggcggggtcactggacacattttataaactagataccccaatgatgattgtggtcaagtttggttcaatttggcccagtagtttcagagaagaagatttttgtaaaagattactaagatttacgtaaaatggttaaaaatggactataaagggcaataactcctaaaggggtcaactgaccatttcggtcatgttgacttatttgtaaatctttctttgctgaacattattgctgtgtacagtttatctctatctataataatattaaagataataaccaacaacagtataatttccttaaaattaccaatttagggacagcaacctaacaacgggttttccaattatatgaaaatttcaggtcagagagatcttgacctgataaacaaatttaccccatgtcagatttgctctaaatgctttggttttttagttataagccaaaaactgtattttacccctttgttctatttttagccatggcggccatcttgattggttggcggggtcactggacacatttttaaactagataccccaatgatgattgtggttaagtttggttcaatttggcccagtagtttcagaggagaagatttttgtaaaagattactaagatttacgtaaaatggttaaaaatggactataaagggcaataactcctaaaggggtcaactgaccatttcggtcatttgacttatttgtaaatcttactttgctgaacattattgctgtttacagtttatctctatctatctgtgaacagcaataatgttcagcaaagtaagatttacaaataagttagcATGACAAAAaaggtcagttgacccctttatgagctattgccctttatagtaaatttttaaccatttttagctcacctagccTAAAGGGCCAAAtcagcttttctcatcacttggcgtctgtcgtcaGTAGTCGTCCGGTGTCAGTCGtacgtaaacttttacaaaaatcttctcctctgaaactattgggccaaattcaaccaaacttagccacaatcaacATTGGAGTATCTAGATTGAAACTtttgtccggtgacccggcataccaaccaagatggccaccacggctaaaaatagaacatgggggtaaaatgcagttttttgcttataactcaaataccaaagcatttagagcaaatctgacaggtgtataagtgtttatcaggtcaagatctatctgctctgaaaatttcagatgaatccaacaacctgttgttgggttgctgtccctgaattggtaattttagggaaattttgctgtttttggttattatcttgaatactattaaagatagagataaactgtaaagagaAATAGTGTtaagcaaaataagatttacaaataagtctaatgaccaaaatggtcagtcgACCCCTTAAGGAgatattgccctttaaagtcaatttaacaattttcataaaaaaaacattttccacttaaactactgggccaagttcattttagatagaaataattgtaagcagcaagaatgatcagtaaagtaagatatataaacacatcaccatcaccaaaacacaattttgtcatgaatccatctgcgtcctttctttaaaattcacataaaccaaggtgagcgacacagactCTTTAGTGCCTCTagttcgtaaatcttagtaatcttttacaaaaatcttcacctttgaaactactgggccaaataaattcaaacttggccacaatcatctttggggtatctagtttaaaaaatgtgtggcgtgacccggccaaccaaccaagagggttgccatggctaaaaatagaacacaagggtaaaatgcattttttggcttattactcaaaaaccaaagcatttagagtaaatctgacatgggaGAAAATTGTTATTCAGGTGAAGAACTTTCTGCCCTGAGATTTTTAAATGGATCGGACAACATGTTGTTAGGTTTCTGCCACtaatttggttatttaaaggaaattttgctgttttttgttacatgtattatcttgaatattattaaagatagagatacactgtaaacagcaatattgtACACCACattaagacctaaaaataagtcaacatgaccaaaatggtcaattgacccccccaaggagttattgtcctttatagtcaatttataacaatgtgttactaacattttccactgaaactactgggccaagttcgtTATAGATAGAAAttattgtaagcagcaagaatgttcagtaaagtaagatgtacaaacacatcaccatcaccaaaacacaattttcttGAATCCATTTgagtcctttgttgaatattgaCAAATGTGAGGGTGCGGGTGCAATTTGCAACAGCATAGTGCATTGCACAAATTCAGATCATATACCTAATTTTAAGTTCTTTGACTATAGTTGTtgtgtgtcagaaacctattttgtgtcaaattattacaatccaaattcagacttGTATCAAGCGGCAAAATTGTGTCCATTTTGACCCCAACTTTTCAGGGTTGTACATCTGCGGTCAAATTCAGCTGCACTCAGCGaagcaatttattttctatttgttatgtATTGTCTTCTTTTCTATGACTTGAGTTGATTTATTTTCCCTTTGCAAAAGATTAcggaaaaacattttcaattttagtttcatgttttggagtttagtatgacgtccattatcactgaactagccTACAATTGTGTTTAGGGATCAGCTGAAGCACTCCTCCAGGTGCCAAGTTTCTTGCTCTGGTTTTTCTTTGCTcattagtcgggttgttgtctctttagacacattccccatttccattctcaattttatatttagaaattttgtaGAATTTGGGTAAAAAATGGTAAATGCATTGTTATTTGCCTTGTTATTAACAAAGTTACATTTCAAGTTAATAAAGATAATTTATATAAGCATTTCTTATTACAGATTTGTATGAGAAGGAAATTAAACGTTGGGTAGAAGACAAGGAAAAGTTCTTTGAAACTGCAGCCGCCAAGAAGATATTAAGTTTTGTAATTGGAAATTTTGTCACCGTCATAGCTGGTAGTTCTGGAATGGGTAAAACAGCCACTTCACATCATATTGCATTACATTTACAACAACACGAAGGGTACCAGATTTTGCCAATGTCTGACCCAAAGgacattgaaaaatattatacaaaggGACTtgcacaaatatttgtttttgatgattTATGTGGAGTTTTCAATGTTGATCAGCATTTGATTAACTCTTGGGACAGAGTTTCTAGTCAGATAGAAAGATTTTGTaaggaaaataaacattttcgaATCCTTGTTACTTGTAGATTACAGATAACAAAAAGTCCACAGTTTGAAAAGTTATCTGACAAGTTAAATATGAAAGAATGCAATTTGCTTTCAAAAGATTTGGCttacaaaaatagtgaaaaactgaaaattgcCTCTTGTCATATGGATCAAGAACACGTGCATAAACTTAGCAGGGAGACCATCAGTGGCCTGGACATGTTTCCATTTCTTTgtgatttttttggtaaatctgATGACAAAgatatgaaaatgtttgaatgccctattcaatattttgaagaacAGTTTGATCAGATGCAGTATCAAGATGAGGAGAGTTTCCTGGGACTTGGGTTGCTTGTTATTTACAAtgacacaataaaaataaatttcttcaAAGATGAGAGTATAGACACAGAGTTCAAGAAGATCTTTAAAGAAGTCTTTGAAAGTTTAGAATTATCAAACCGTCCTTCGAAATTGCAAGTCCTTAGGAAATTAGACACCTTAATTGATACTTACATTGACAAAAATGAATCAATAATAACTAGTAAACATGGCATAGTTTTTGGTTtactttctttatattttggaaagaaaatgacaaaaactcTAGTGAAATATGCTACACcagattttatttcagatagaattCAGTTTGAATCTTTAAAAGAAGATCATGATGAATATACAATTATGATACCTCCATGCTTGGAAAATTTGTACTTTCATCGCATGGAAGTGGAGATAATACATAAGAATTTTTACAATGTATTCGGGAACAAACAATCCcattttaaaacatatcaagaaaaatttactgattTCTTTTCTAAGAAGaaagatattttagaaatattattgCGCAATAGGTGGCCTATTTATCTTTCATCCATGTATGGATGTAGCATTGTTGTACAATTTTTGTTGGAACAAAGAACTGCACCAGATTTTAATCATGAAGATGAAGATGAAAGCAGCTTTGAAATATATGTGGAAGACAGTGATGATGAATATAATGACCTTGCTTTGGACAATTACAAAATCAGGCTTACAAATGCTCCCTTAGTAGAAGCATGCACAGAGGGCCATTTGCAGATAGTTCAATCTCTTGTCCAATATGGATATGATATTGATGGTGTTCTTTGCCCCTTGTTTGCTGCATGTCATAATGGCCATACAGACATCGTGAATTTTCTGCTTACCTGTAATTGCAtagttaatacaaaaaatcGACAAGGTCAAACAGCCCTTCACGGTGCGTGTATGAACGGCAACATCGAAATTGTTTTAGCACTATTAGAAAGAGGTTGTTGCATAAACGAACAAAATCATCGCAAAGAGACCCCTTTATTTAATGCTTGCAAGCATGGTTATCTTGATATTGTGAACATTCTCCTGAAATTTAATTCTGGTATTAATATATGCAACTACTTCAGTGAAAACTTTCTGCAAGCAGCTTGTAAAAAAGGTCGTAAAGATATAGATGAAGTATTGATAAGAAATAGATGTGATATTAATATAGTAAACCTTTTTGGCCAAACAGCACTGCATGAGGCTTGCTCTTCAGACTACACTCAAGTCTCAGATGAAGAGGATGATAATTGTTCTAGTGAAGGTGAAGAAGGTGATACTTGGTCAAGTGAAGATGAAGAAGATGGCATTCAGTATGATGAACATAAAGTTGAAAATGGCATTAatataattgattataaaattCCAGACAGCATTGAAACGCTTCGAAAAGGCATTGTGGAAATGTTGTTGCACAATAATGTAGACTTGTGTATTGCTGATTGTTATAACAAAACTGCACTTCATTGTGCAGCTCAAAGTGGCTATCCATCAATAGTGGATGTTTTGTTACagatattgtttgaaaaaaataagatggtATTGGTAAATGAAGATAAAccaattaatattgaaaaagaaatcaTCCCACCCCTTTTTTGCTCAAGTAGTAAAAGTGTTATACATGTGTTTGTACAACATAactgtaatatacatgtacgtgATTCCTTAGGTCGAAATGCTTTACATTATGCAAGTGAACGCAGTTCTTTAGAAATGGTAGTAATTTTGTATGATATTGGTTGTAAAATAGATCATTTAAGTGCTTCGGGGAAGAGTGTTCTTCATGCAGCATGTCGAGGAGGCAATGAGGATATCGTGGAATTTTTCCTGAATAGAGGATGTGACGTTGACCATGCTGACAATCAGGATGAAACTCCTTTATTTATGGCCTGTGAGGGATCAAACTGTAAGATTGTAGatatattgataaaacataacTGTGATGTTCATAAAATCAATTCTGTTGGCTGCAATTCTTTACAAAAACCCAGTTTAAATGGCCATGCTGACATAGTTTACATTTTGGTGAAAAATGGAATTAATATCAACCAGACTGATGATTGGAACAACACACCACTGTTTTATGCATGTCTTCATGGTAACATAGATGTAATCAATTTATTATTAGAGAATAAATGTGAAGTAAATATTCCAAATAAAGAAGGTAACATTGTTTTGCACATTTCATGCTGGTTAGGGCATCTAGAAATGACACAGTTATTATTACAAAATCAGTCGAACGTCGATCAAcctgataaattaaaactaaCACCTTTACATCTGGCAGCCACAGCAGGATACAACGATATAGTTGAATTATTGATTGAAAATGGTTGCGATATCAATGCTTGCGACATCAATGGAAGAAATGCTTTGCATTATGCGTGCATGCAGAAGGTAGAACAtggaaatattaatattttacgTGAGTTCTCGCGATATCGTCGACAGGAACATTATCATAAAGAGGTTGTTGTCCTCCTACTGCAAAATAAATGTGATGCAAATCAACAAGATACCTTTGGTCAGATGCCTTTGCATATAGCATGCGAGACATATACATCTCATAGATATATAAGATGTATGACAGATATCGTAAAACTGTTAATTAAGAGTGGTTGTGACATAAATAAGTGTGATAACTTGCACAGGTCACCATTCCTCGTTGCCTGTGAACAGAACGGGTATAAATCTGAAGAGATTGTGAAAACTCTGGTTGAAAAAAACTGTGATGTTAATATCAAAGACAGCAATGGACAAACTGGGCTTGAGATTTGCAATTCAAAGGGATTTACTTGGATGACTGAAATTTTGCTCCAAAGTCAGAATTCAAAACAATAGGCTACATATGAAAATGCTTAAATTTATGTCTTAGTTCATGTTAGTTGTTATAAATTAAGATAAAGTAATCAGTACtgaaggaaataaaaaaaaataagattttccttataattttacaaaagctatgtgaaaaaagaaaatgtcataTGTATCTTATAAGAATCTATTAAATTGGCCATAAGCAGAGTACATTCTGTAATTTTTAAGCCTCCAATCTAAATTAATGGAATTTGgggacaaaagttaaaaaaacatattgaaagaTTGAAAAGGGACAATCACAATGATGTGTCTTACAATACACTCGattataacaaaacacaaatcagAGGATAGACAACAGCGTGTTGATAAAATGGGACGAAAAATTGCTTCagaatatcaaaaaattatatGGGAAatcaaagaatgaaaaacatgaaaaaggaGCTTCATTGTTATACATACACCAGAAGTTACGGGTTCGACGACTTACAGAAAAGAGCGACGATTTACAGAAAAGAACCGAAAAGGACCGAAAAGAACCAAAAAGAACCGAAAAGGACCGAAAAGAACCGAAAAGGAGATCGAAATGTTTTGTAATCGAAGAAAATTAGCAAATtgcaaaattatataaagtctattctaaataaaaagatattctTCACAAAAGTTTTTTATTAGGAAACCTTATACTGCGACAGGACTACATATTTTAACTTACTGTAcatgtgaaaaattatatatgtagGGTCCGATGCCTATCTTATGGAATAGAAAACATAGAACagacaagaaaataaaagatatcaaTTCATTACTGTCAAACAATCGTTCTaagtgaaatatatttataagctGAGTGTCATTATTTTGTTCAATCTTGGTCGCtaattcattttcaacattacaatacatatattaatacgaatatttcgttcttttttgtgtttatgtGTATGTGTATTACATATTCAATGAAAACACATTAATTGTTACTTTGACGCGTTAAACATGTCAAGGATTTGAATTTGTCAAGGAAAAGTCCCGTTATCTTCATGCACAAGTTTCTCTGTAGATACATCCAGGATACATGAAGCACCACAGGCCAACATTTATCACCATCTGACATCAGTTCACTATAtaatctacatgtacatatctGTTTTTAGTGGTTTATTGGataaaattaatagaaatcaaCATGCCATGAACTTTTTCACACCCTTTAATCTATACGCTATTATATGGCGGCTATATAAAGAGTaaacaattatcaattataCCGGGCGAAAGCGGGTGcgcttttcatttatttatattcctTAAAAGATGAAAGAAAATCACTGTGTTTTgcacaaaatttataatatatagataatgatgtatttttttattgattaatatCCTTTTATTCCCATGTAGCCAATCGTTTTATACCGTAAATTGAATTAAGAAATTTAAACGAATCAGGAACATAAACTGTTCCCAGAACGAACCAAGAACatcgtaaatatatataaaaaaaaaaggtgtggtatgattgccaatgagacaactatcaacaacagaccaaaatgacacaaacattaacaactataggtcaccgtacggccttcaacattgagcaaagaccataccgtatagtcagctataaaagccccgataagacaatgtaaaacaattcaaacgagaaaattaacggccttatttatgtaaaaaaaaatgaacgaaaaacaaatatgtaacacattataAACAAACGACCACCACGgaattacaagctcctgacttgggacaggcacatacgtaagtaatgtggcggggttaaacatgtaagcaggatcccaaccctcccctaacctgggatagTGTACGTTATAACAggacaacataagaacgaactataacaCTATAAAGTTTGCCAAGGTTTACATGTAGCAAGAAATgaaattttcttcaaatgttttttacaattctatTTTCGAAAACAACGGAAATGAcactttgattattttttttcaaaattttaaatattatacctCAATCTGATACAGGGAAATCTAACTTTTTTGTAAGTCTACATATCCATATCAATGTACActctaaatttgaattatacaTTCCTTTATTACGAGGGGGTTTACAttggtgtttttacttttaaactatatatatatatatatttataagtacgtctgagtcagtgacaaccctacaacagatgtatccatcggatcgccatcaatgatggtgatacatggctgtgtacataatgtatatacaactcgtctaaacatcaacccaacaatgttagatctgtaaatttgctttcgcaaatttttggttcttccctcgccgggattcgaacccacactactgtgatatcgtgacaccaaatcgcctgcactgcagccgtcccgctagaccacacgaccacctgggctctcaaaaaaagagcttccgttggccatgtgttacctttccacattaaaactgacgtggaaaggtaacacatggccagcgaaagctctttttttgagagcccaggtggtcgtgtggtctagcgggacggctgcagtgcaggcgatttggtgtcacgatatcacagtagcgtgggttcgaatcccggcgagggaagaaccaaaaatttgcgaaagcaaatttacagatctaacattgttgggttgatgtttagacgagttatatatatatttatatatacatttttttaacattatttgtaTGCTCTTTTCGGTTCTTTTCGGTCCTTTTCGGTCCTTTTCGGTCCTTTTCGGTTCTTTTTGGTCCTTTTCGGTTCTTTTCTGTAAATCGTCGCTCTTTTCTGTAAATCGTTGGACCGGAAGTTACTAAATATagaatatcataattttttagCGATAGTGCGCCATATATTACTATATTTAAATGacttctttttaaaacaaaatttaattgcaaattctgtagaaatagaaaaaaatgcaaaaaatgatatacataaatcagcctttttaaaaaaagtatgaacGATAGGAAGTGCGTTTGCCACTGACCCGATTCCAGCTGAGACGTTTGTCGGCAACGTTCAGTGACAGATATACTGATATaccttgaaaataaaatttgcctGTTGCCGTTAGTCTTTCTGAAACAAAATCATCCTTCTGACAAAAATGGCCGTAAGTCTTCGTCGAATTCGATGTAGACTTGCAGCGAACGCAGAGTCTGTATTTAATTGCGGCTTGTTTGCTGTAAATGTGCTGCGAACAACTCACTTAGGTACATGTAGATGAGTGTTTGCTGCAGagatgtttaaaacattttttatgcgTGTAACATCAGAATGCCggattttacatataattttccaaattttttttggaGGATTAGAGGGGGGGCAAAGAAAAACCCCTAGCAGGTTCGGATCACTGTGTAATCGTCACCCCTGTCACAAATTTTGTTTGGTCTAGTACATATCAATAAGGGCTAGTTTTTGTCAAGCCTCCGATTTCTGTCGCttaaagctcgacatagggatagtgatcggGCGCAGCGGTGGCATTAGTTCACTTCTTAAACTCATTATATTTTAGACGATGGAATACCTAGAGCttcataatttgtttatatatgccTTATGCTACGAAGTCTCCGTCTTTCATATGTCCATTGCCCTTTACCTTATTTAAtagttcagtgaccacttgaaaaaagaTAACGATTTTGAGCAGTgttaatttctttcttattaggagcaataagatatttatatttagtatGTGCCTACCTTGCCAGGTCCTCATGCCCACCAGACAGATTTCATTTGACTTCTAccttatttcatggatcagtgaacaaggttaagttttgatGGTCAATTCCATATATCAGATACTATACGCAATAAgtcttctatatttggtgtatggaatgattgtaaggtttacatgtccaactggcaggtgtcatctgaccttgacctcattacaTGGttgtcaaatatgaaaaagaagatgtggtatgatagccaataagacaactctccacaagagaccaaatgacacagaaattaacaactatttcACCGTACggcaatgagcaaagtccatgcCGCATAGTCATCTCTAAATATATGACAAATGTACCACAATtcagacgagaaaactaacggcctaatttatgtacgaaaaacaaatatgtgtctCACAGACAATAATATCTCAAAGAAAGAGTCCtacatttaatttgttataatacAGTTAATTCGGAAGTGGGGTGGCATCACCTTTTCTGTATACCCCGCAACTCAAAGTTGGGGGGGTATTGTTTTACCCCTGTCCGTCCCATTATGGGTACATATATAGTTATTCAGCATCACTTCTCCTACAGTTGGAATCGTAGGGAGATTTCACTTTGCTGGCTGTTTGTACATATATAGAAGGTTTCCATGTGGTCAgggttttaatttttattaatatttgctcTATTGGGAGATAGTTGAACTTTGTCATTTTTGGGTATAAGCGGTTAAATGTTGTCGTTATTTTGAAAGAACACTGCATCTCAAAGAAAGTCCTACATTTACTTTGTTATAATACAGTTACGTCAGAGTGGAGTGCGGGGCCATCACTTTATCCAGTTTTTCTATTTAATCACGAGTTCACATTACTAATACATatgcacatgattttttttctatgtatcattttatttttaacaaatttcaaagatcAACTGTTAAGCATGTAAGTCTATGGAAGGtcagtcaattacaagacagCACCTGCATTGGTACActttttcatatgttcactgcAAGAAAGTAGATCGTGTCCAACTGGCTGgcgtcatctgaccttgatctcactttcatggttcagtggtcaaagttattttttttgtgttttgatctgtttttcttataccatatgcaataggtcaattaaatttggtgtatggaaatattttatgatgtacatatCAGTctcgcaggttttatttgaatttgaccccattgtcatggttcagtggtccaatttaagtgtttgtgttttgatctgtattttactttaacCATAAGCAAtaaatcaactatatttgttgtatgcaAGGATTGTAAGATGtttatgtctgtctggcagTTATCAactgatcttgacctcattatggtggttcattggtcaatgttaaattGTAATGGTCAAGTTTGTTTCTTAGTTACTTTAAGCAATGGGTAAACTGTATTTAATGCATATATTGattgtaaaatgtaaatgcttgcctggcatggttcatttgaccttgacctttgttTCATAGTTCATTTGTCAATGTTTAGATTTCTTAAGAAAGTTTGTTTCTAAGAATCTacaagcaataggtcaactatatttagtgtataaaattgtaaggtgtacatgtagtTCTCGTTtagtttatctgaccttgacctaatgtTTTGGATCATATTAAGTTAATGTAATAGTTgaagtaaagctttatatttaggattATCAACATTATATCAAaggttagtaaagaaggcgagataTTTCAGCTTGAGCACTTTTGTTTATTAAGAAAAGGGGGACTTTCCAGTTGTCGGACAATTACTCATAAATGCTTTCAACAGTCTTCATGAAACTTCGgtaaattgttttttctattgTCTTTCGCTccctttagattttttatatatttttgattttaacgagtTATTGAAATTTAGTAATAAAAAAGGTgtgattttcaagttttcaagttatttgaaaagttttcataaAACTCTGGTGATATCTATCAAGATAATCTctatttacttttcaaaatttcgGATATGACTTTGAGAGCTTATTGACCTTAACTCAATGAAAAATGACGGGCGTAttatgcgctcatggcgcagccaTTTATTTGATCTTCTGATCTGAAAATGTAGTAAGCTTTATTGATTTTACGCCCAGTTATCAAgatggtccaaattggggtcctaAATTacactttgtttgattttaacaaaaaagaatatatagGGTTCTTTGACAAGAGGGACGAAAGttaccagagggacaatcaaactcatagatcgaaaacaaactgacaacgccatggctaaaaataaaaagacaaacagacaaatagtacagaagacaaattatagaaaactaaagactaagcaacacaaaccccaccaacaactggg from Mytilus trossulus isolate FHL-02 chromosome 8, PNRI_Mtr1.1.1.hap1, whole genome shotgun sequence includes the following:
- the LOC134681083 gene encoding uncharacterized protein LOC134681083, translated to MASSSSSAVPGSCLTNYARIGHAAQQLFPDILQELITIKEPPHWLSADVNTNKYLAKNLHPPDLLLINHVATKGYANFDIPFIYKLIRHLNLVPPPTLGWAHPTAPCPTEVTPGDDIERIRRFRNETLHRGNAQVTDTELSQIFTQFKEIAGRLETYMGKQTGEFVDKFVDLETCCMDKETSTMYIERLERLKKSDEDCKKRLSALEEDVDALKEKNSYTTHLLDTMATEIPSEESNYIKISLLILKISQRAVRLKFDTEFHPDCLQETLNRSSGKLRELQMMNRINQHQWTLLFPSKGTPSSEKYDITLMINLIRNLTDIQISSKLPLPSQVSVGDDLSRIQYYRNKIAHMDSFMIEDDDFNIYWEDIAQALHRLSDGSFNEEIIELKEWQIFESQKSNSLRHIQMENRLAAVEEQLVAVTERMMSLELQQNDPIPKNIKDLYEKEIKRWVEDKEKFFETAAAKKILSFVIGNFVTVIAGSSGMGKTATSHHIALHLQQHEGYQILPMSDPKDIEKYYTKGLAQIFVFDDLCGVFNVDQHLINSWDRVSSQIERFCKENKHFRILVTCRLQITKSPQFEKLSDKLNMKECNLLSKDLAYKNSEKLKIASCHMDQEHVHKLSRETISGLDMFPFLCDFFGKSDDKDMKMFECPIQYFEEQFDQMQYQDEESFLGLGLLVIYNDTIKINFFKDESIDTEFKKIFKEVFESLELSNRPSKLQVLRKLDTLIDTYIDKNESIITSKHGIVFGLLSLYFGKKMTKTLVKYATPDFISDRIQFESLKEDHDEYTIMIPPCLENLYFHRMEVEIIHKNFYNVFGNKQSHFKTYQEKFTDFFSKKKDILEILLRNRWPIYLSSMYGCSIVVQFLLEQRTAPDFNHEDEDESSFEIYVEDSDDEYNDLALDNYKIRLTNAPLVEACTEGHLQIVQSLVQYGYDIDGVLCPLFAACHNGHTDIVNFLLTCNCIVNTKNRQGQTALHGACMNGNIEIVLALLERGCCINEQNHRKETPLFNACKHGYLDIVNILLKFNSGINICNYFSENFLQAACKKGRKDIDEVLIRNRCDINIVNLFGQTALHEACSSDYTQVSDEEDDNCSSEGEEGDTWSSEDEEDGIQYDEHKVENGINIIDYKIPDSIETLRKGIVEMLLHNNVDLCIADCYNKTALHCAAQSGYPSIVDVLLQILFEKNKMVLVNEDKPINIEKEIIPPLFCSSSKSVIHVFVQHNCNIHVRDSLGRNALHYASERSSLEMVVILYDIGCKIDHLSASGKSVLHAACRGGNEDIVEFFLNRGCDVDHADNQDETPLFMACEGSNCKIVDILIKHNCDVHKINSVGCNSLQKPSLNGHADIVYILVKNGININQTDDWNNTPLFYACLHGNIDVINLLLENKCEVNIPNKEGNIVLHISCWLGHLEMTQLLLQNQSNVDQPDKLKLTPLHLAATAGYNDIVELLIENGCDINACDINGRNALHYACMQKVEHGNINILREFSRYRRQEHYHKEVVVLLLQNKCDANQQDTFGQMPLHIACETYTSHRYIRCMTDIVKLLIKSGCDINKCDNLHRSPFLVACEQNGYKSEEIVKTLVEKNCDVNIKDSNGQTGLEICNSKGFTWMTEILLQSQNSKQ